The DNA region ACCTGGTACAAGTCCCTGCAGGACGCAGGGCTGACGCAGACGAACGTGGCGCGCAGCGATGCCCGCATCCTGTTCGCGAGCGGACGGGCGGCCCTGTACGACGACGCCCCGCTCGCATCGACCTTCGTCAAGACGAACGGTGCCGCCCAGAACATCATCGACAACATCGGCGCGATCTCGCGTCCGACCGCCGGGGGCAAGGACTCCTTCAACCGGGCCTGGGGCAGCGGTGTCTTCGCGACGGCGGGCGAGGGAGAGCTCACGAGCCGTGACTTCATCCTCTACGCCGCGACCAATGTCGAAGCGGCGACCGCGCTGTACGAGAACTCCGCGGTGGCACCTGCCGCCAAGAGCGTCGCCGACAAGATCCCGGCCCTCGCGGCAGACAAGTTCCAGGGCGCGTTCCGCACCGAGGTCTCCGAGCACGCCCGTGGCGCCGCCTGGGACCGCGTCGCGGTCACCGCGCAGATCGATGCGGCCATCGGAGCGGGGGTCGCGACGATCCTCGCCGGTCAGGTCGAGGTGCAGGCCGGCCTCAACGCGCTGAAGAAGGAAGTGCAGGGTCTGCTCGACGCGAACGCCTGAGCGGATCGCAGAGTCAGAAGGCCGCGTCCCGATGGGGACGCGGCCTTCTTCGTGGGAACGAGCGGCTCAGAGCCAGCGTTCCCGCAGCACCGGCTTCAGCCAGGCGGCGGGCGAGGAGATCGACAGACCGCCGTCGACGGCGATCGAGGTGCCGGTGACGAAGGATGCGGCGTCGGAGGCGAGGAACGCCACGACCGAAGCCACCTCCTCCGGGCGCCCGATGCGCCCGAGCGGGTAGCCCTCGCTCTCTCCGGTGTCGACGGCCGAGATGCTGCCAGGCTGCACGGCGTTGACGCGGATGCCGCGGGGGCCGTAGTCGAGGGCGAGCTGGCGGATGAGGCCGTCCACACCGGCCTTCGCGGCCGCATAGGCCGGGAGGGCAGGAGCCGCGAGGGACGAGTTGACCGAGGTCACCGCGACGATCGACGACCCCGATGCGAGGCGGGGGAGAGCGGCTCGTGCCACGAAGAACGCCGAGTCGAGCGTGGCGCCGAGCGCGCCGCGCCAGTCTTCGTCGCTCGTCGCCTCCGCGCGGGCGATCGGCATGCGGCCGGCCGCGAGCACGACGACGTCGAGTCGGCCGAGCGCCTGCTCCGCATCCGCGACGGCGCGGTCGGCGGCCTCCGGTCGGCTGCAGTCCGCGACGAGGTACCGCTCGAAGACGGGATCGTCGGAGTCTTCGAGCCCCACCCCGACGACGGCGTCTCCACCGTCGACGAAGGCGCGGGCGATCGCGAGACCGATGTCGGAACTGCCGCCGATCAGCAGCACGCCGCGGCGGGTCACACGCGCACCGTGGTGGGGATGGGCGGAAGGGCGAGCTCGTCGATGACCAGCTTGACCGATGCACGGCTGCCGGCGTCCAGGCGCGAAGCCGGATAGCGCACCGTCGCGTGGTCGATCACGCCGCGCGCGACGAGGACCTCCTTGTGCACCGCCCACGCGATGCCGCCCTGCAGACCGATCAGCACGAGAGGGAGCATACGACGGAACTCGGCACGGGCTTCGTCGACGCGCCCCTCCGTGAACTGCGCGAGCACCGGACCGAGGAGGTCGGGGAACTCGCAGGCCGGCATCGTGCCGACGGCGCCCCTGGCATACTCCTCCAGGCAGAATTGCGCATTCTGTCCACCGAGCACCGCGAAGTTCGGATCGTCGATCGCCGAGACGACCGCGCCGACCTTGGGCGCGGTCGGCGGGGCTTCGACCTTGACGGAGTCGACGCCCTCGAGGCGGGCGATCTCGGCGATCAGCGCAGGGGCCATCACGACGCCGGTGACGCCGGGGGCATCCTGCACCATGACCGAGAGGGAGGTGGCGTCGGCGACATCTCCGTAGAAGTCGACGAGCGTCCCGGCGGGCGGCTTCACCATGAACGGCGGAAGCACCATGAGGGCATCAGCGCCCCCTTCCTCCGCGAGGAGGGCCTGCTCGATCGAGGTCGCCGTGGACGTGCCGTTGACGCCGGCGATCACGGGCACCCGGCCCTCGACCACACGGACGACATCGTCCAGGATCGTGCGGCGCTCCTCGGTGGTGAGCGCGAAGCCCTCGCTCGCCATTCCGAAGACGGCGACGCCGTCGACTCCGGACGCGAGCTGGAACTCGACCAGTCGGCGCAGGCTCTCGCGGTCGAGGGCACCCGACTCGTCGAAAGGCGTCGCCAGGATGGGCATCAAGCCGTGGAGTGTCGGAGCCATCAGCTGTTTCCCCGCTTCATCATCGTGTATCCACATTTCTCGCAAGTGTTATGCATATTGTGAGATAGTCTGCCACATAACGGTTATGACCTACCAGAGAAGGATGACCCGGATGTCGCACCCTCAGGCCGCCCGCACCGTCGAGATCCTCTCCGACGCCCGCTACGTCCAGGCCGAATCTCCACGCTGGGATGCCCGTGACGGCAGCCTCCTCTGGATCGACATGGCGACGGGTTCGCTGCACCGCGGACGCATCGAGGGCATCACGGTCGTTCCCGAGGCCGCGGTCGTCGTCGGCGCGCAGATCGGTGCCCCGATCCCGCTCGCGCAGCCGGGCACGGGGTGGCTGGTCGGCGTCGACCGCCGCGTCGTCCACGTGAGCGACGATGGCGTCGTCTCGCCGATCACCGACGACATCGCGGGACCCGGCGACTACATGAACGATGGCGGGGGCGATCCGTCCGGGCGCTTCTGGGTGGGGAGCCAGGCCATGCCCCGCGACCCGCACTGCACACTGTGGAGCCTCGGTCCCGACGGGGAGCCCGTCGCGCGCCTCGGCGGCATCACCGTGTCGAACGGCCTCGCCTTCGACCGCACCGGTGCCACGCTCTACTACATCGACACGCTCCCGCATCGCCGCATCGAGGCGTTCGATGTGGCGCCGGACGGAGAGCTCTCGAACCGCCGCACGGTGTGCCGGGTCGAAGGAGGCAACCCCGACGGCATGACGATCGACCTCGACGGCATGCTCTGGGTCGCGGTCTGGGATGCGTCCGAGGTGCGCCGCTACTCGCCGGCCGGGGAGCTCCTGGAGACGATCGTCCTTCCGGCGAAGCGGCCGACAGCCGTGGCTCTGGTCGACCGGCTGCTGGTGATCACCACCGCGAGCATCGGACTGACCGATCCCGCCGACGCCGACGGGGCACTGCTCGGCGTGGAGGTGGAGGTCGGCGGCGCACCCGCGTTCCCATGGCGAGGCGCGGTGCCGGCGACGACGGCGGCCGGTTCGATCGAGGAGGGGGCCTCGTGAGCACCGTGGACAACGCGCAGCTGCAGGAACGCCTGCGCCGCACCCGACTCGTCGCGATCCTGCGGGGGACGGATGTCGACGCCACGGTCGGCGCGGCGCGGACGCTGCTCGCGGCGGGCGTGCTCACCCTCGAGATCGCACTCACCCTGCCTGACGCGGAGGAGGCGATCGCCCAGGTCGTGCATGATGCCCCGGCCGAGGCTCTGATCGGCGCCGGTACCGTCCTCGACGAGGCCGACGTGGAGAGGGCCCTCGCCGCCGGCGCGCAGTTCATGGTGACGCCC from Microbacterium sp. SY138 includes:
- a CDS encoding SMP-30/gluconolactonase/LRE family protein, which encodes MSHPQAARTVEILSDARYVQAESPRWDARDGSLLWIDMATGSLHRGRIEGITVVPEAAVVVGAQIGAPIPLAQPGTGWLVGVDRRVVHVSDDGVVSPITDDIAGPGDYMNDGGGDPSGRFWVGSQAMPRDPHCTLWSLGPDGEPVARLGGITVSNGLAFDRTGATLYYIDTLPHRRIEAFDVAPDGELSNRRTVCRVEGGNPDGMTIDLDGMLWVAVWDASEVRRYSPAGELLETIVLPAKRPTAVALVDRLLVITTASIGLTDPADADGALLGVEVEVGGAPAFPWRGAVPATTAAGSIEEGAS
- a CDS encoding SDR family oxidoreductase — protein: MTRRGVLLIGGSSDIGLAIARAFVDGGDAVVGVGLEDSDDPVFERYLVADCSRPEAADRAVADAEQALGRLDVVVLAAGRMPIARAEATSDEDWRGALGATLDSAFFVARAALPRLASGSSIVAVTSVNSSLAAPALPAYAAAKAGVDGLIRQLALDYGPRGIRVNAVQPGSISAVDTGESEGYPLGRIGRPEEVASVVAFLASDAASFVTGTSIAVDGGLSISSPAAWLKPVLRERWL
- a CDS encoding dihydrodipicolinate synthase family protein, with the translated sequence MAPTLHGLMPILATPFDESGALDRESLRRLVEFQLASGVDGVAVFGMASEGFALTTEERRTILDDVVRVVEGRVPVIAGVNGTSTATSIEQALLAEEGGADALMVLPPFMVKPPAGTLVDFYGDVADATSLSVMVQDAPGVTGVVMAPALIAEIARLEGVDSVKVEAPPTAPKVGAVVSAIDDPNFAVLGGQNAQFCLEEYARGAVGTMPACEFPDLLGPVLAQFTEGRVDEARAEFRRMLPLVLIGLQGGIAWAVHKEVLVARGVIDHATVRYPASRLDAGSRASVKLVIDELALPPIPTTVRV